In Phyllobacterium zundukense, one DNA window encodes the following:
- a CDS encoding glutathione S-transferase family protein yields MGLLIDGIWHNQWYDTKDTNGRFIRSESQFRNWVTPDGSAGPTGKSGFKAEAGRYHLYVSYACPWAHRTLIFRALKQLHDVISVSVVDHYMGGEGWTFYEKDGATPDHLFGYKRLHEVYARAEPNYSGRITVPVLWDKQQNTIVSNESSEIIRMLNSAFNDFGDASLDFYPKDLRGEIDEINALVYPNINNGVYRAGFATTQEAYEEAFNQLFNALDHVEERLSKQRYLVGDQITEADWRLFTTLLRFDPVYVGHFKCNRQRIADYPNLSNYTRELYQVTGVAPTVNMKHIKAHYYGSHKTINPTGVIPAGPEIDYSAPHDRNRF; encoded by the coding sequence ATGGGTCTGTTGATTGACGGCATCTGGCATAACCAATGGTACGATACGAAGGATACAAACGGACGCTTCATCCGCTCCGAGTCGCAGTTTCGCAATTGGGTGACCCCCGATGGTAGCGCAGGACCGACCGGCAAATCCGGATTCAAGGCTGAAGCTGGCCGTTATCACCTTTACGTATCCTATGCCTGCCCCTGGGCTCATCGCACACTGATCTTCCGTGCACTCAAGCAGCTCCATGATGTGATTTCGGTATCGGTCGTCGACCATTACATGGGAGGCGAAGGTTGGACCTTTTACGAGAAGGATGGCGCTACACCCGATCATCTCTTTGGCTACAAGCGCTTGCACGAGGTTTATGCTCGTGCTGAGCCGAACTATTCGGGCCGGATAACCGTGCCGGTTCTCTGGGACAAACAGCAGAACACCATTGTCTCCAATGAATCATCGGAAATTATCCGCATGCTCAATTCGGCGTTCAATGATTTCGGTGACGCGTCGCTTGATTTCTATCCCAAGGACCTCCGCGGCGAGATCGACGAGATCAATGCGCTCGTCTATCCCAACATCAACAACGGCGTTTATCGTGCCGGATTTGCCACCACGCAGGAAGCTTATGAGGAAGCCTTCAATCAGTTGTTCAATGCGCTCGATCACGTGGAAGAGCGGCTGTCGAAACAACGCTATCTCGTGGGCGACCAGATAACGGAAGCAGATTGGCGGCTGTTCACGACCTTGTTGCGCTTCGACCCCGTCTACGTCGGTCATTTCAAATGCAATCGACAACGCATCGCCGATTATCCAAATCTCTCCAACTATACCCGCGAACTATACCAAGTCACGGGTGTGGCGCCGACCGTAAACATGAAGCACATCAAGGCGCATTACTACGGTAGCCACAAGACGATCAACCCCACGGGAGTAATCCCGGCTGGACCGGAGATCGATTACTCCGCGCC
- a CDS encoding GNAT family N-acetyltransferase encodes MLTHVVTYAPEEPVHDAAIEDINKEAFGPGRFARAAYRIREGGPHDRSLSFVASNGEHVVASVRLAPILIGDTPAMLLGPLAVRPAWKNQGIGAALMRTSMEAARLAGHRLVILVGDEPYYAPFGFRPITGHQIVMPAPVDPARFLACELAPRSLENVQGQVRHAASGGA; translated from the coding sequence ATGCTGACCCATGTCGTGACCTACGCGCCGGAAGAGCCGGTGCATGATGCCGCCATCGAAGACATCAACAAGGAAGCTTTCGGACCGGGACGCTTTGCCCGAGCCGCCTATCGGATTCGCGAAGGCGGGCCGCATGACCGCAGTCTTTCCTTTGTCGCGTCGAATGGCGAACACGTGGTCGCATCGGTCCGGCTTGCGCCAATTCTAATCGGTGACACACCAGCCATGCTTCTCGGGCCTCTGGCGGTTCGTCCTGCCTGGAAAAACCAGGGTATTGGCGCTGCGCTCATGCGCACCAGCATGGAAGCGGCGCGGCTTGCCGGACACAGACTGGTCATTCTTGTGGGCGATGAGCCGTATTACGCACCCTTTGGTTTCCGTCCGATCACTGGGCACCAGATCGTCATGCCGGCTCCTGTCGATCCGGCACGCTTTCTTGCCTGCGAACTCGCTCCCCGCTCCCTGGAGAATGTTCAGGGGCAGGTGCGCCATGCGGCATCTGGAGGAGCCTGA
- a CDS encoding DUF4159 domain-containing protein — protein MSALPLAFGAPLILLGLIVLPIIWWLLRVTPPRPVREVFPPLKILAQLLNREETPNKSPWWLTLLRLLLAAFVILALSEPVWNPRPETLTGKEPVAIVLDNGWSSNEEWNARKETAERLIADAEHSGALIYILGTAEKANADIGPFDANAALERLRALTVRPIPVDRRAAFARLKVALANVTGTRIAYLNDGVDTPQTAEALKSLEGTGVASMIWYQPSITSLVAICQGVNNANGLTVRAVRPADERGQSGITIGAFDEKGRRIAETGLVFTAGEAAAEAVISAPYELRNDFHTLRIDGTAQAGGTYLIDDNNKRRRVALLSGSEADLSQPLLSPLYYISRALEPFADILRPRNAELVRAVPELLEQKPSVVIMADIGKLPAETEQTLSDWVDKGGTLVRFAGPRLAGNSDQDPLLPVILRKGERSLGGTLSWKESQPVAAFPENGPFGGLPTPQDVTVTRQVLAEPSADLYDKSWANLADGTPLVTGEARQRGQLVLFHVTPEATWSNLPISGSFVDMLHRIISLSNSSGPTMDDNRANGSGVLPPYLILSAEGALIPPNGDTKPLPIRNGAGPQVSFDNPPGFYGVEDAMMAFNLFNPDGEIKPLIRPDLTIPVMTARYAVDESVPLRGPLFALAALLLALDAIAILWLGGHLRRRFRPTATVASLAILLLPAILAFGPSPVHAQQNDSKPGDQSILEAVNATHLAYVITGDSTVDDISKAGLSGLSRALTDSTALEPGEPIGVNPATDELAFYPLIYWPIDAAARMPSPEAVAKIDAYMQQGGTVLFDTRDQDAAAISFDNSTTPANQRLRDILAGLNIPPLEPVPSDHVLTKSFYILQDFPGRYRGSPLWVQASLSTETRADRPVRAGDGVTPIMITGNDFAGAWATNADGSPLLPTIPNDPMQRTYAYRTGINIVMYMLTGNYKSDQVHVPDLLERLGN, from the coding sequence ATGAGTGCCCTTCCCTTGGCCTTCGGCGCCCCGCTGATCCTGTTGGGACTGATCGTTCTTCCGATCATCTGGTGGCTGCTCCGCGTGACCCCGCCGCGCCCGGTCAGGGAAGTGTTTCCTCCGCTGAAAATCCTGGCGCAGCTCCTGAACAGGGAAGAGACGCCAAACAAGAGCCCCTGGTGGCTGACTTTGCTGCGTCTGCTGTTAGCTGCTTTCGTCATTCTGGCGCTGTCAGAGCCTGTCTGGAATCCACGCCCCGAAACCTTGACCGGCAAAGAACCCGTTGCGATCGTACTCGATAATGGCTGGTCGTCGAACGAGGAATGGAATGCCCGCAAGGAAACTGCAGAACGGTTGATTGCCGATGCTGAGCATTCAGGCGCGCTCATCTATATTCTCGGCACGGCAGAAAAAGCCAATGCCGATATCGGACCGTTTGATGCCAACGCCGCCCTGGAACGGCTTCGCGCTTTGACTGTACGGCCTATTCCGGTCGATCGCCGCGCCGCTTTTGCACGGTTGAAAGTTGCACTCGCCAACGTCACCGGAACGCGGATCGCCTATCTCAATGACGGTGTCGACACACCCCAGACAGCCGAAGCGCTGAAATCGCTTGAAGGCACGGGGGTTGCATCCATGATCTGGTATCAGCCTTCGATCACGTCGCTTGTTGCAATCTGCCAGGGCGTGAACAATGCGAATGGCCTGACCGTCCGCGCGGTACGCCCGGCCGATGAGCGTGGCCAAAGCGGTATCACCATCGGAGCCTTCGACGAAAAGGGGCGCCGCATCGCCGAAACCGGTCTCGTATTTACAGCCGGCGAGGCAGCAGCGGAAGCTGTCATCAGCGCTCCCTATGAACTGCGCAACGATTTCCACACCCTGCGCATCGATGGAACTGCGCAGGCTGGCGGCACATATCTCATCGATGACAACAACAAGCGCAGGCGCGTCGCGCTGCTCTCCGGATCGGAAGCCGACCTCTCGCAGCCCCTGCTCTCGCCGCTCTATTACATTTCACGAGCCCTTGAACCCTTTGCCGACATTTTGCGTCCACGCAACGCTGAATTGGTGCGGGCAGTGCCGGAGCTTCTTGAACAGAAGCCTTCCGTCGTCATCATGGCTGATATCGGCAAACTGCCGGCCGAAACCGAGCAGACATTGTCGGACTGGGTTGACAAGGGTGGCACGCTGGTCCGTTTTGCCGGGCCGCGTCTCGCTGGAAATAGCGACCAGGATCCACTCTTGCCCGTTATCTTGCGCAAGGGCGAACGGTCCCTGGGCGGCACGCTGTCGTGGAAAGAATCGCAACCCGTTGCCGCATTCCCGGAGAATGGACCTTTCGGGGGCCTGCCAACCCCGCAGGATGTGACGGTGACGCGGCAGGTGCTGGCCGAACCCTCCGCCGATCTCTATGACAAGAGCTGGGCCAATCTGGCAGACGGTACTCCACTTGTGACCGGAGAGGCACGCCAGCGCGGTCAGCTCGTGCTGTTTCATGTAACGCCTGAAGCCACATGGTCGAACCTGCCGATCAGTGGCAGTTTCGTCGATATGCTGCATCGTATCATCTCACTGTCCAACAGTTCCGGACCAACGATGGACGACAATCGGGCAAACGGTTCCGGTGTCCTGCCGCCCTATCTCATATTGAGCGCTGAGGGCGCGCTGATACCGCCGAATGGAGATACCAAACCACTGCCCATCAGGAATGGCGCAGGTCCACAGGTGAGCTTCGACAATCCGCCCGGCTTCTATGGCGTCGAGGATGCCATGATGGCGTTCAACCTCTTCAACCCTGACGGCGAAATCAAACCGCTGATACGGCCTGATCTGACAATTCCGGTGATGACAGCACGCTATGCTGTCGATGAGTCCGTGCCACTGCGTGGGCCGCTCTTTGCCCTCGCAGCATTGCTCCTGGCATTGGATGCCATTGCTATTTTATGGCTCGGTGGCCATCTGCGCCGGCGCTTTCGCCCGACGGCTACCGTTGCGTCCCTGGCAATCCTCTTGCTGCCGGCCATTCTCGCCTTCGGGCCTTCACCCGTCCATGCCCAGCAAAATGACAGCAAGCCCGGCGACCAGTCCATTCTCGAAGCGGTCAATGCCACGCACCTTGCTTATGTTATTACGGGCGACAGCACTGTCGACGATATCAGCAAAGCAGGCCTCTCCGGCCTTTCCAGAGCACTTACCGACAGCACGGCTCTCGAACCCGGAGAGCCTATCGGCGTCAATCCCGCGACGGATGAGCTCGCCTTCTACCCCCTGATCTATTGGCCCATCGATGCTGCGGCGAGAATGCCGTCACCCGAGGCCGTTGCCAAGATCGATGCCTATATGCAGCAGGGTGGAACCGTCCTCTTCGACACGCGTGACCAGGACGCGGCGGCAATCAGTTTCGATAATTCGACGACACCCGCCAATCAGAGACTGAGGGATATTCTTGCAGGACTGAACATTCCGCCGCTCGAGCCGGTTCCGAGCGACCACGTACTGACCAAATCCTTCTACATCCTGCAGGATTTCCCGGGCCGGTATCGCGGCAGCCCTCTCTGGGTGCAGGCTTCGCTCTCGACGGAAACCCGTGCCGACCGGCCGGTGCGTGCTGGTGATGGCGTAACGCCCATCATGATCACCGGCAATGATTTTGCCGGTGCATGGGCGACGAATGCCGATGGATCGCCTCTCCTGCCAACGATACCGAATGATCCGATGCAGCGCACCTATGCCTACCGCACAGGCATCAACATTGTCATGTACATGCTGACCGGCAACTACAAGTCGGATCAGGTGCATGTGCCCGACCTGCTGGAACGGCTGGGGAATTAG